One segment of bacterium DNA contains the following:
- a CDS encoding UvrD-helicase domain-containing protein yields MEEKNFAHLNNKQKKAVLTTQGPLLVLAGAGAGKTKTITSRIFHLIKQGTSPEEILAITFTNKAAREMKERVNSLLEHDPGTALSPEERPFISTFHALAAYILRIHAKEAALPKHFKIFDGNDSRRAVKEAIERSGLNPKEVDPGKIQNIISREKGEAYTVEDYKTNVGRETGLVENIWTHYERILREERALDFDDLLLKAFLLLKGNEIVRETYQNRWKYIHVDEYQDTNKIQYLLVRLLSEKHQNLCVVGDIDQNIYSWRGAKLRNILDFEKDYPKAIVILLEENYRSTQTILNVANTIIEKNKYRKSKRLFTQNSIGEKIGLFEGGNETEEAEFVAAQTAHIISSGVRPEHIAVLYRANFQSRVLEEAFLARTIPYQLIGTKFFERKEVKDTLAFIHAALNPESFGDIKRIINLPPRGIGKVTLLKIFEGKEESLPQKTKEKIKEFKKLIERIKNYLPEHTPSESIKYIMEETGMNALYEKELDTLENLRELVTLASRYDEHGPNEGLERFLSDAALVADQDELEDGKEGVKLMTVHASKGLEFEHVFIVGLEDNLFPHRRIDESKVSEEDKEEERRLFYVALTRAKKKLTLSYAQTRTLYGTKTVSMPSEFIFDIPPEYLEKKDWTIDEKRKRGIAAIFSIEF; encoded by the coding sequence ATGGAAGAGAAAAATTTTGCTCATCTTAACAACAAACAGAAAAAAGCCGTCCTAACTACACAAGGACCTCTGCTTGTTCTTGCGGGGGCAGGAGCGGGAAAGACAAAAACAATCACTTCCCGAATTTTCCACTTGATCAAACAAGGCACTTCTCCGGAAGAGATTCTAGCCATCACATTCACAAACAAAGCGGCAAGAGAAATGAAGGAACGGGTTAATTCCTTGCTCGAGCATGACCCGGGCACCGCACTGTCTCCCGAAGAGAGACCTTTCATAAGTACATTTCACGCGCTTGCGGCATATATTTTGAGAATTCATGCGAAGGAGGCGGCATTGCCGAAACATTTCAAGATTTTTGACGGAAACGACTCACGAAGGGCGGTAAAAGAAGCCATTGAGCGTTCGGGACTCAATCCGAAAGAAGTGGACCCGGGAAAAATACAAAATATTATCTCCCGAGAAAAAGGTGAAGCGTATACCGTCGAGGATTACAAAACAAATGTCGGCAGAGAAACAGGTTTAGTGGAAAATATATGGACCCACTACGAGCGGATTTTAAGAGAAGAGAGGGCCCTTGATTTCGACGACCTTTTGCTCAAGGCGTTTTTGCTCCTGAAGGGAAACGAGATTGTTAGAGAAACATACCAAAATCGATGGAAATATATTCATGTCGACGAATACCAAGACACAAACAAAATTCAGTATCTTTTAGTACGACTTCTTTCGGAGAAACATCAAAATCTTTGCGTCGTCGGCGACATTGACCAAAACATCTACAGCTGGAGGGGCGCGAAACTGCGTAATATCCTTGATTTCGAGAAAGATTATCCAAAGGCAATTGTCATTCTCTTGGAGGAAAACTACCGCTCTACCCAGACAATACTCAACGTCGCAAACACAATCATTGAAAAGAACAAATACAGAAAGAGCAAGCGACTATTTACTCAAAATTCTATTGGAGAAAAAATAGGTTTATTTGAGGGAGGAAACGAGACGGAGGAAGCGGAATTTGTGGCGGCACAAACAGCACACATTATTTCAAGCGGAGTCCGCCCGGAACACATTGCCGTTTTATACAGGGCGAATTTCCAGTCTCGGGTTCTTGAGGAAGCGTTTTTGGCGCGCACTATTCCGTACCAACTTATCGGAACGAAGTTTTTTGAACGCAAAGAAGTCAAGGATACGCTTGCTTTTATTCATGCGGCCCTCAATCCGGAAAGTTTTGGCGACATAAAACGTATTATTAATCTTCCTCCCCGGGGTATCGGAAAAGTGACACTTTTGAAAATATTTGAAGGAAAAGAAGAGTCTCTGCCTCAAAAAACAAAAGAAAAAATTAAGGAATTTAAAAAACTGATTGAACGCATTAAAAATTATCTTCCGGAACACACTCCCTCGGAAAGCATAAAATACATCATGGAAGAAACGGGCATGAATGCGCTATATGAAAAAGAACTCGATACACTTGAAAATTTGAGGGAATTGGTGACTCTTGCGTCCCGATATGACGAGCATGGACCAAATGAAGGGTTGGAACGATTTCTTTCGGACGCCGCCCTTGTCGCAGACCAGGATGAACTGGAAGACGGGAAAGAGGGAGTGAAACTTATGACTGTCCACGCTTCAAAGGGCCTTGAGTTCGAACATGTCTTCATTGTAGGACTGGAAGACAACCTTTTTCCCCATCGGAGAATTGACGAATCGAAAGTGAGCGAGGAAGACAAGGAAGAAGAGCGACGGCTTTTTTATGTTGCGCTTACCCGGGCAAAAAAGAAATTGACTCTCTCGTACGCCCAGACACGAACGCTCTATGGCACAAAAACGGTAAGTATGCCATCAGAGTTTATTTTTGATATTCCACCCGAGTACCTGGAGAAAAAAGACTGGACGATTGACGAAAAAAGAAAAAGAGGAATTGCGGCGATTTTTAGCATAGAATTCTAG
- the rsmA gene encoding 16S rRNA (adenine(1518)-N(6)/adenine(1519)-N(6))-dimethyltransferase RsmA produces the protein MNSGQPLGQHFLRSAKALADIVSAASLTPSDTVLEIGPGEGVLTKELLAHAGKVIAIEKDPVLVEFLKSRFGNEIGTDKLLVIEKDIRDFFPEKYGLKKGKYKLVANIPYYITGEILRKFVGGETPPSHAVLLVQKEVAERIVEKDGKGSLLSISVRAFGEPKKMAVVKNTAFSPQPKVDSAILSIENISDKFFDDISQETFFETVKIGFSQKRKQLKNNLNKKFGESAVSGTFNTCSIPEKVRAEKLSLSQWKCLARELNKASSHN, from the coding sequence ATGAATTCCGGACAACCTTTGGGTCAGCATTTTCTCCGCTCCGCCAAAGCATTGGCGGATATTGTTTCAGCCGCATCCCTTACTCCATCGGATACCGTCCTTGAGATCGGACCGGGGGAGGGGGTACTCACAAAAGAGTTACTCGCCCATGCGGGGAAGGTAATCGCCATAGAAAAAGACCCTGTGCTCGTCGAGTTTCTCAAAAGTCGGTTTGGAAATGAAATCGGAACCGATAAACTTCTGGTGATTGAAAAAGATATAAGAGATTTCTTTCCTGAAAAGTACGGTCTCAAAAAAGGAAAGTACAAACTTGTCGCAAATATTCCTTACTATATTACGGGAGAAATCCTAAGAAAATTTGTTGGGGGGGAAACCCCGCCATCGCACGCGGTTCTTTTGGTTCAAAAGGAGGTCGCCGAACGTATCGTCGAAAAAGACGGTAAAGGGAGCCTTCTTTCTATATCGGTAAGAGCGTTTGGGGAACCGAAAAAAATGGCAGTGGTGAAAAACACCGCTTTCAGCCCCCAACCAAAGGTCGATTCGGCAATTCTTTCAATAGAAAACATTTCGGATAAATTTTTTGACGATATCTCGCAAGAAACGTTTTTTGAAACGGTAAAGATAGGATTTTCACAAAAAAGAAAACAATTGAAAAATAATTTGAATAAAAAATTCGGGGAAAGCGCCGTTTCGGGTACGTTTAACACATGTTCAATCCCCGAAAAAGTTCGGGCTGAGAAACTAAGTTTGTCGCAGTGGAAGTGTCTCGCGCGTGAATTAAATAAAGCCTCTTCACACAATTAA
- a CDS encoding peptidoglycan DD-metalloendopeptidase family protein gives MFFPNGLHAGFLSLFSDFINRVTFVNEREANSQNIALLQGVLNPTFNPASGGGDLVIVDDSALLPETGPSGDEYGKVRPSSDQISLYVVHEGDSLSQIAKMFNVSVNTIVWGNNLRGSTIKPGQTLVILPVSGIRHTVKSGDTLAKIAKTYKGDLDEIVQYNNISANASLAVGSVVIIPDGEAPQTATITSSSVKGTTYPHYEGYYMRPVQGVRSQGLHGYNGIDIAAPSGTPVFASASGVVIISRDSGWNGGYGDYVVIAHDNGTQTLYAHMSRVLARVGQVVSQGEVIGYVGSTGRSTGSHLHFEVRGARNPF, from the coding sequence ATGTTTTTTCCGAACGGTCTTCACGCCGGCTTCCTTTCCCTTTTTTCTGATTTTATAAATCGCGTTACTTTTGTTAATGAGCGCGAGGCTAATTCCCAAAATATAGCCTTACTCCAAGGGGTTCTCAACCCCACATTCAACCCGGCAAGCGGTGGTGGCGACCTTGTTATTGTTGACGACTCAGCTTTATTGCCTGAGACTGGACCAAGTGGAGATGAATATGGGAAAGTTCGCCCCTCAAGTGACCAAATCAGCCTCTATGTTGTTCACGAAGGAGACTCCCTGTCGCAAATCGCAAAAATGTTTAACGTATCGGTCAACACTATCGTCTGGGGCAACAATCTACGTGGTTCAACCATCAAACCAGGCCAAACCCTGGTGATTCTGCCGGTTTCCGGTATTCGACACACGGTAAAAAGTGGCGACACTCTTGCCAAAATTGCCAAAACCTACAAAGGAGACCTTGATGAAATAGTCCAATATAACAATATTTCCGCAAACGCCTCCCTCGCAGTGGGAAGTGTTGTCATTATTCCTGACGGAGAGGCACCTCAGACAGCTACAATAACAAGCTCAAGCGTTAAAGGGACAACATACCCTCATTATGAAGGGTACTATATGCGCCCGGTTCAAGGTGTTCGTAGTCAAGGACTCCACGGGTACAACGGAATTGATATTGCGGCACCGTCGGGCACTCCCGTTTTTGCTTCCGCGTCGGGTGTAGTGATTATCAGCAGGGATTCCGGATGGAACGGAGGGTATGGAGATTACGTTGTTATTGCGCATGACAACGGTACTCAGACCTTGTATGCCCACATGAGCAGAGTCCTTGCCAGGGTAGGACAAGTCGTTTCCCAGGGAGAAGTTATCGGGTATGTTGGTTCAACCGGCCGTTCAACAGGAAGTCACCTTCATTTTGAAGTTCGTGGCGCCCGAAATCCGTTTTAA